From a single Abyssibacter profundi genomic region:
- a CDS encoding LuxR C-terminal-related transcriptional regulator, translating into MTKSDNLSFDSDAAPERARILLADPQPILVDGTRALLEDQAGLEVVDVALSEAALHRAMRLHRPDLLIIEQRLGQSRCFDLIQSLRRDHPELKTVLFTAEIDARTAIDAVRSHVDGVVLKTMPSELFLACIKKVIAGGRWIEMQSFADAVEQIIEQQDVSESLAELLSPREIEMVSWVAKGLRNKEIARQAHVSEGTVKTHLHNIYEKLGLKSRMELLRFAQRQGLDA; encoded by the coding sequence ACCAAATCAGACAATCTGAGCTTCGACAGCGACGCGGCGCCCGAGCGGGCACGTATTCTGCTCGCCGACCCACAACCGATTCTGGTCGATGGTACCCGGGCTCTGCTGGAAGATCAGGCTGGTCTGGAGGTGGTCGATGTGGCGTTGTCAGAGGCTGCACTGCATCGCGCCATGCGCCTGCATCGTCCGGATCTGCTCATCATCGAACAGCGACTCGGGCAGAGTCGCTGCTTCGACCTGATCCAGTCGCTTCGACGAGATCACCCTGAGTTGAAGACCGTCTTATTCACCGCCGAGATCGATGCCAGGACGGCAATTGATGCCGTGCGCAGTCATGTAGACGGGGTGGTATTGAAGACGATGCCATCCGAGCTGTTCCTGGCGTGCATTAAGAAGGTGATCGCCGGAGGCCGCTGGATCGAGATGCAGTCCTTCGCCGACGCTGTGGAGCAGATCATCGAACAGCAGGATGTTTCGGAGTCGCTCGCAGAATTGCTGTCCCCCAGAGAGATCGAAATGGTGTCGTGGGTGGCCAAGGGATTGCGCAACAAGGAAATCGCGCGTCAGGCGCATGTCAGCGAAGGAACGGTTAAGACGCACCTGCACAACATCTACGAGAAGCTGGGATTGAAGAGTCGAATGGAATTGCTGCGGTTTGCGCAGCGGCAGGGGCTGGACGCGTAG
- a CDS encoding PilZ domain-containing protein yields the protein MDRRRTTRRMMNVTALANGRTVRLLDMSRGGARFRPDSAPDLAVGDSVELDVATRDALHPTILHCMGQVLRTEQHAGQTVCAMNLRSIHLDDPAAALAVLSRFQSNPN from the coding sequence ATGGATCGTCGTCGCACCACCCGCCGGATGATGAACGTCACCGCACTGGCCAATGGGCGGACAGTTCGGCTGCTCGACATGAGCCGCGGCGGCGCGAGGTTCCGGCCGGACAGCGCGCCAGATCTGGCGGTGGGTGACTCCGTTGAGCTGGATGTCGCAACCCGTGACGCGCTGCATCCGACGATTTTGCATTGCATGGGTCAGGTGCTGCGAACAGAGCAGCACGCCGGACAGACGGTCTGTGCCATGAATTTGCGGTCGATTCATCTTGATGACCCGGCCGCTGCCTTGGCCGTGCTTAGTCGCTTCCAATCCAACCCAAATTGA
- a CDS encoding LuxR C-terminal-related transcriptional regulator translates to MGDSAVSRQTIRVIAADAQPLFRRGLRLMLDATEDIQLVAEAGDPATLAQAVADQPADVLLIDQDLAGRRGLDVLMQVRDRQASLQCVLMGDRLEADTVVSAMRRGVRGVLLKTMPAEVIEACLRKVASGERWIEMKSFGQAIDSVLAEQSSRQAAAETLSPREREIVRLVGEGLRNREIAQRCGIREATVKSHLSHIFEKTGVDSRLELARLDLGQGAPDHC, encoded by the coding sequence GTGGGCGATTCAGCTGTTTCACGTCAGACCATTCGGGTCATCGCGGCCGATGCCCAGCCACTGTTCCGGCGAGGTTTGCGTCTCATGCTGGACGCGACTGAGGACATTCAACTGGTCGCCGAGGCAGGGGATCCCGCGACCCTGGCCCAGGCGGTCGCCGATCAGCCTGCGGATGTCTTGCTCATCGACCAGGACCTTGCTGGGCGTCGAGGCCTCGACGTATTGATGCAGGTCAGAGACCGCCAAGCCTCGCTGCAATGTGTGCTCATGGGCGACCGCCTGGAGGCGGACACCGTGGTCAGCGCCATGCGTCGCGGTGTTCGCGGTGTGCTGCTCAAGACCATGCCGGCCGAAGTCATCGAGGCCTGTCTGCGCAAGGTGGCATCAGGTGAGCGCTGGATCGAGATGAAGTCCTTCGGTCAGGCCATCGACAGCGTGCTGGCCGAGCAAAGCAGCCGTCAGGCAGCCGCCGAGACCCTGTCACCACGCGAACGTGAGATTGTCCGGCTGGTTGGCGAGGGCTTACGCAATCGCGAAATCGCCCAGCGATGCGGCATCCGCGAGGCGACCGTCAAATCACACCTATCACATATCTTCGAGAAAACGGGCGTCGATAGCCGGCTGGAGCTGGCGCGTCTGGATCTGGGGCAGGGCGCCCCCGACCACTGCTGA
- a CDS encoding InlB B-repeat-containing protein, producing MYRWILTAVLAAALLGCDSSTITVQDAQTDSPVALPDRVTGTVQLESGAPVPNAPVMLRSVADDTLVATGTTDEQGRYSLNTNGQRSYYVSVQARFAEGTEATGGRLADLTGPGRGALETIVLPDLSASALSIVGDQARGDGLEIQGLPSQVTALRARAYGGSDGDSFPGEPVTADESFARLGHVWFSATDVSEDPVTQFTPPLQVRVTVSTADLRLLEDAEADTGIIEVAMVSFDESRGLWRSESPGRLEDANGQPVPESALADITAGAYAGPLTVAFQAPHFSCWSFVSFHRLGPPDYNDAPAAPEQRHLRPTVTPASPLAYDDLWLGDFVSGEQAPRRSDSADDGILFCGSQTWVKASYRRNRNRSFDRRGYLQVVQVFGNLADIEGDEGLGVDFGTQGQWTGRNIPVDNWGPGAVASAYLRLDLPSGQATTSGASGHTSGYTRLMLTAAPIDERQALASSTFELGETEDYLDSCRYRLRINVDGDLGSQVTADGQTCTPEASCEVIVGAQETLQMQAMIDGQPVAVRWSVREQRDGPSANCPDGTTCSFTRTETARIDVRGGLAVARFPRRPVVTLSVGGRGQVTDDQGLIDCDARDPAMPPSFEACQGQYGDGDVVALTAQPADGYELSRWVNLDCLEGAVPSVCRVAMAFDERPYGRVIFAPQPTLTVAAGGGGRVVSEPAGINCDGNQPVAADCSLQQPTGTQVTLIAQPDQGQGVQSWSGACLGTQGSRCTLALTENTEVGVNFSAAANLTASVAGAGRLDSTPAGIACTDAGGDCDEAYALGTEVELAATPAPDFGLVGWTGACAGETGFICRVTMDQPTEVGVAFGERFDLSVEVVGNGGAVDGTGNIFNCEADEAGTDPCQETYTDGDRVTLEASAFEGNEFVEWGGDCAFAAASPTCQFQISGDTRVTATFRPTVQNHPLTLTVSGLSGSAGDYDERLICNNSSSPCTQTYAAGSTVMLFAFPDDSAHAVRWGGACQGTPEGQDCTVSNINHPIDVTLEFYDPAVSSNEVVLTVTFAGQGQGQVSDNQLQLACDSGAGSCQARYAPGTEVTLSATPLSTDDVFDGWTAPASCAADPMADCRLRMDADTTATAAFGRQ from the coding sequence ATGTATCGATGGATTTTGACCGCTGTTCTGGCTGCCGCCCTGTTGGGCTGCGATTCCAGCACCATTACCGTGCAGGATGCACAGACCGATTCACCGGTCGCCTTGCCTGACAGGGTGACGGGCACGGTGCAGCTGGAGAGCGGGGCACCGGTGCCGAACGCACCGGTCATGCTGCGCTCGGTGGCGGATGACACGCTGGTTGCCACTGGCACCACCGACGAGCAGGGCCGTTACAGCTTGAACACCAATGGCCAGCGCAGCTATTACGTCTCGGTTCAGGCGCGATTTGCCGAGGGCACGGAGGCCACCGGCGGCCGACTCGCGGATCTGACCGGGCCGGGGCGCGGCGCACTGGAGACGATCGTGCTGCCTGATCTGTCGGCATCGGCGCTGAGCATCGTGGGTGATCAGGCCCGTGGCGATGGATTGGAGATCCAGGGTCTGCCTTCGCAGGTGACCGCCCTGCGCGCCCGGGCCTACGGAGGCAGCGACGGAGACAGTTTTCCGGGCGAGCCGGTGACCGCCGACGAAAGCTTTGCCCGGCTGGGCCATGTCTGGTTCAGCGCCACCGATGTGTCCGAAGATCCGGTCACCCAGTTCACGCCACCGCTGCAGGTGCGCGTCACGGTGTCGACGGCCGATTTGCGACTGCTTGAGGATGCCGAAGCCGACACCGGCATCATCGAGGTGGCGATGGTGTCGTTTGACGAGAGCCGCGGCCTCTGGCGCAGCGAATCCCCCGGCCGGTTAGAGGACGCGAACGGCCAGCCGGTGCCCGAATCCGCATTGGCTGACATTACGGCCGGCGCGTACGCTGGTCCGCTGACGGTCGCGTTTCAGGCGCCGCACTTCAGCTGCTGGAGCTTCGTCAGCTTTCACCGCCTGGGTCCACCCGATTACAACGATGCGCCCGCCGCCCCGGAACAGCGCCATCTACGGCCCACGGTGACACCAGCCAGTCCGCTGGCCTACGACGATCTCTGGCTGGGCGATTTCGTGTCGGGGGAGCAGGCACCGCGTCGTTCCGATTCTGCAGACGACGGCATCCTGTTTTGTGGATCGCAGACCTGGGTCAAGGCGAGCTATCGGCGTAACCGCAATCGCAGCTTCGATCGACGCGGTTATCTGCAGGTCGTCCAGGTCTTCGGTAATCTCGCCGATATCGAAGGCGATGAGGGGCTGGGCGTGGACTTCGGCACCCAGGGCCAGTGGACAGGGCGGAATATTCCAGTCGATAACTGGGGGCCGGGCGCTGTGGCCAGCGCCTATCTCCGGCTCGATCTTCCCAGCGGTCAGGCGACCACGAGTGGCGCATCCGGGCACACCAGCGGCTACACGCGACTCATGCTGACGGCGGCGCCAATCGACGAGCGCCAGGCGCTGGCCAGCTCGACCTTCGAACTGGGTGAGACCGAAGACTATCTCGATAGCTGTCGCTACCGGCTGCGCATCAACGTGGATGGCGACCTCGGATCGCAGGTGACGGCCGATGGGCAGACCTGCACGCCGGAGGCCAGCTGCGAGGTGATCGTGGGCGCTCAAGAGACCCTGCAAATGCAGGCCATGATCGATGGTCAGCCGGTTGCTGTTCGCTGGTCGGTGCGCGAGCAGCGCGATGGCCCGTCGGCCAACTGCCCCGATGGGACGACCTGCAGCTTCACCCGGACCGAGACGGCCCGCATCGACGTGCGGGGCGGGTTGGCCGTGGCGCGGTTTCCTCGGCGTCCCGTGGTGACGCTGTCCGTGGGGGGGCGTGGGCAGGTGACCGACGATCAGGGACTGATCGACTGTGATGCCCGAGACCCCGCCATGCCGCCCAGCTTCGAGGCCTGTCAGGGGCAGTACGGAGACGGCGATGTGGTCGCACTGACCGCGCAGCCGGCGGATGGCTACGAGTTGTCGCGATGGGTCAATCTGGACTGCCTGGAGGGGGCCGTGCCATCGGTGTGCCGGGTGGCCATGGCGTTTGATGAACGGCCCTACGGTCGCGTGATCTTCGCGCCGCAGCCGACGCTGACGGTTGCAGCCGGCGGCGGCGGTCGCGTGGTCAGCGAGCCGGCAGGCATCAACTGTGATGGGAATCAGCCGGTGGCGGCTGATTGCAGCCTGCAACAGCCCACCGGCACCCAGGTCACGCTCATCGCACAGCCTGACCAGGGGCAGGGCGTTCAGTCCTGGAGTGGCGCCTGTCTGGGCACGCAGGGCAGCCGCTGCACCCTGGCACTCACAGAGAACACCGAGGTCGGCGTGAACTTCAGCGCCGCGGCCAACCTCACGGCATCTGTGGCCGGTGCGGGCCGGCTGGACAGCACGCCAGCCGGTATCGCGTGTACGGATGCCGGCGGCGACTGTGATGAAGCCTACGCCTTGGGCACCGAGGTTGAACTGGCGGCCACGCCTGCACCGGACTTTGGCCTGGTTGGCTGGACTGGAGCCTGTGCGGGCGAAACCGGCTTCATCTGTCGCGTGACCATGGATCAGCCCACCGAGGTTGGCGTGGCGTTCGGTGAGCGCTTCGATTTGTCGGTCGAGGTCGTAGGCAACGGCGGCGCTGTCGATGGCACGGGCAATATCTTCAACTGTGAGGCCGACGAAGCCGGCACCGACCCTTGCCAGGAAACCTACACCGACGGAGACCGGGTGACGCTGGAAGCCAGCGCCTTCGAGGGCAACGAGTTCGTCGAATGGGGTGGAGACTGTGCATTCGCCGCTGCAAGCCCCACCTGCCAGTTCCAGATATCCGGAGATACCCGGGTCACGGCGACCTTCCGGCCCACCGTTCAGAATCATCCGCTGACATTGACGGTGTCAGGATTGTCGGGTTCGGCAGGGGACTATGACGAGCGACTGATCTGCAACAACAGCAGCTCGCCCTGCACGCAGACCTACGCGGCCGGCAGTACCGTCATGCTGTTCGCCTTCCCGGATGACAGCGCCCACGCCGTGCGTTGGGGTGGCGCCTGCCAGGGCACACCGGAGGGCCAGGATTGCACCGTGAGCAACATCAATCACCCGATTGACGTGACGCTGGAATTCTACGATCCGGCCGTATCCAGCAACGAGGTGGTGCTCACGGTGACGTTCGCCGGCCAGGGGCAGGGTCAGGTCTCCGACAACCAGTTGCAGCTCGCTTGCGACTCCGGGGCGGGGTCCTGCCAGGCCCGGTACGCGCCGGGGACCGAGGTCACGTTATCGGCCACGCCCCTGAGTACCGACGATGTCTTCGACGGCTGGACCGCGCCGGCAAGCTGCGCCGCCGACCCGATGGCCGATTGCCGTTTGCGTATGGATGCCGATACCACCGCCACCGCGGCGTTTGGACGCCAATAG
- a CDS encoding protein-glutamate methylesterase/protein-glutamine glutaminase yields MTAIQVMIVDDSAIVRQTLKALLDAEPDIEVSDVAQDPIVAAQKLRRRVPDVILLDIEMPRMDGLTFLEKLMSQHPIPVVICSSLTTKGSDSAFAALEMGAIEVIEKPKVGTREHLTESRTRIADTIRAAARAKPRQRTERRVIQKKLTADAVIQRKVGAGAALVESTEKIIVIGASTGGTEAVREVLEAMPIDCPGILVVQHMPERFTEAFAQRMDKSCRIRVAEARDGQSILRGHALIAPGGRHTLLKRSGARYYAQVKDGPLVSRHRPSVNVLFRSAAMYGGSNVVAAILTGMGDDGADGMKELFDAGAITLAQDEASCVVFGMPKEAIKRGGVQQVLPLDQIAQALVTRAATTGRPAGPAAAVAL; encoded by the coding sequence ATGACAGCCATTCAGGTCATGATCGTCGATGATTCGGCTATCGTCCGACAAACCCTTAAGGCATTACTGGATGCCGAACCGGATATCGAGGTCAGCGATGTGGCCCAGGATCCGATTGTCGCCGCGCAAAAGCTGCGACGCCGCGTTCCCGATGTGATTCTGCTCGACATCGAAATGCCTCGGATGGATGGGCTGACCTTCCTCGAAAAGCTCATGAGTCAGCACCCCATCCCGGTGGTGATCTGTTCCTCGTTGACGACCAAGGGCTCGGATTCGGCTTTTGCCGCGCTGGAAATGGGCGCCATCGAGGTGATCGAAAAGCCCAAGGTCGGCACGCGTGAACATCTGACCGAAAGCCGCACGCGTATTGCGGACACCATCCGCGCAGCGGCACGGGCCAAGCCGCGCCAACGGACCGAGCGACGTGTGATCCAGAAAAAACTCACGGCCGATGCCGTCATCCAGCGCAAGGTCGGTGCCGGCGCGGCGCTGGTGGAATCCACCGAAAAAATCATCGTCATCGGTGCCTCCACCGGAGGCACCGAAGCGGTCCGCGAGGTGCTGGAGGCCATGCCCATTGATTGCCCCGGCATCCTCGTGGTCCAGCACATGCCCGAGCGCTTCACCGAAGCGTTTGCACAGCGCATGGACAAGAGCTGCCGCATCCGCGTGGCCGAAGCCCGGGACGGACAATCGATTCTGCGCGGCCACGCGCTGATCGCACCGGGAGGACGGCACACGCTGCTCAAACGCAGCGGGGCCCGCTACTACGCGCAGGTCAAGGACGGTCCGCTGGTGTCACGGCATCGGCCCTCGGTCAACGTGCTGTTCCGCTCCGCCGCCATGTACGGTGGCAGCAATGTGGTGGCTGCCATCCTGACCGGCATGGGCGACGACGGCGCCGACGGCATGAAAGAGCTGTTCGATGCCGGGGCAATCACCCTGGCGCAGGACGAGGCCAGTTGCGTGGTCTTCGGCATGCCCAAGGAAGCCATCAAGCGCGGCGGTGTCCAGCAGGTGCTTCCGCTGGACCAGATCGCCCAGGCACTGGTGACACGGGCGGCAACGACAGGCCGGCCGGCCGGCCCGGCCGCTGCGGTCGCACTTTAG